A genomic stretch from Candidatus Poribacteria bacterium includes:
- a CDS encoding carboxypeptidase-like regulatory domain-containing protein, which yields MTRFSFVLLVTTCVSMFAVVCFAQNQEANGGTLRGTITNTTEAQNPIEGVTVKIIAQEGKEWTATTDANGEYKRANLPVGRYIISLYKRGYNEQIAKPVTIVDDGDHLVHLKMLKKDNTEKRFSEGLIQHVAESIGERYNLKEPVVEALHQSILEALNTALEQMNRDVSAFVRTEPEGSIGLLTGLLSHPDCRAAFARHLTETQLQDYIDFIKTLRQRDQQVVAQRIISWLDKELSLTADQRKNVEQLILSTTENESFPVAISILEIDLRETINLIHNRLEISLDGILSQAQSKIWQNLVNTTNWIRKSNGFIPSILDSQAWQLAEAKLEVHTELLEPLDENASRYLAVATKGVLQQYFEARDKEAETMFHKVEAVLMRLVETGEMEREHATEELNDMRRELGNEEGMIRRQLPYADITKHPLYQQTIKDVLSKEAFRQYKEIQAGRESFHLQVLRGLAVTSLSTQLILDGAQRQELEAAAAELTVDLLNVNAAFDLFYQLLQGIDDKRLSPWQQEMVTFMHVGFQREFGEPMEGK from the coding sequence ATGACTCGTTTTAGTTTTGTGTTATTAGTCACTACGTGTGTCAGTATGTTCGCTGTTGTTTGCTTCGCGCAGAATCAGGAAGCAAATGGCGGTACGCTCCGAGGCACAATTACCAACACCACCGAAGCACAGAACCCTATTGAAGGCGTTACAGTCAAGATTATTGCTCAGGAAGGCAAAGAATGGACAGCAACGACAGATGCCAATGGCGAATATAAACGCGCTAATCTTCCTGTAGGACGTTATATCATTAGTCTATACAAAAGAGGGTACAACGAGCAGATCGCAAAACCTGTTACAATTGTTGATGACGGTGACCACCTCGTCCACCTCAAAATGCTGAAAAAGGACAATACCGAAAAGCGTTTTTCTGAGGGTTTGATCCAGCATGTCGCTGAAAGCATTGGCGAGCGTTACAACCTAAAAGAACCGGTTGTTGAAGCACTCCATCAGTCAATTCTTGAAGCACTCAACACTGCGTTGGAACAGATGAACCGGGATGTGAGTGCATTCGTAAGAACAGAACCAGAAGGCAGTATAGGATTGCTCACAGGGTTATTGTCACACCCCGATTGCAGGGCAGCATTTGCCAGACACTTGACTGAAACGCAGCTTCAGGATTATATAGATTTCATCAAAACACTGCGACAACGAGATCAACAGGTAGTTGCGCAACGAATAATCTCGTGGCTTGATAAGGAGCTCAGTTTGACAGCAGACCAACGCAAAAATGTTGAACAATTGATACTTAGCACAACAGAGAACGAATCTTTTCCAGTCGCAATCAGCATATTGGAGATTGATTTACGAGAAACAATAAATTTGATACATAATAGGTTGGAAATCTCATTGGATGGGATATTAAGCCAAGCACAGTCCAAAATTTGGCAGAATCTGGTTAATACCACCAATTGGATAAGAAAAAGCAACGGATTTATTCCTTCGATTTTGGACTCCCAAGCGTGGCAGCTCGCTGAAGCAAAACTCGAGGTGCATACCGAACTCTTGGAACCTCTTGACGAAAACGCCTCGCGGTATTTGGCTGTCGCTACCAAAGGTGTCCTTCAGCAATACTTTGAGGCACGCGACAAAGAGGCTGAAACGATGTTTCACAAAGTTGAAGCAGTACTTATGCGATTAGTTGAGACTGGTGAAATGGAACGCGAACATGCTACTGAGGAGCTTAATGATATGCGTAGAGAGTTAGGGAACGAGGAAGGAATGATACGAAGACAACTACCTTACGCTGACATCACAAAGCATCCGCTCTACCAACAGACAATCAAAGATGTTCTTTCCAAAGAGGCGTTCAGGCAGTATAAAGAAATCCAAGCCGGAAGAGAGTCTTTTCACCTACAGGTTTTGCGTGGTTTGGCGGTGACAAGTCTTAGTACGCAGTTGATTTTGGACGGTGCGCAACGGCAAGAGTTAGAAGCGGCAGCAGCGGAACTGACTGTTGACCTGTTGAACGTAAATGCTGCATTTGACCTGTTTTACCAACTTTTGCAAGGGATAGATGACAAGAGGTTGAGTCCTTGGCAGCAAGAAATGGTAACATTTATGCACGTCGGTTTTCAACGTGAATTCGGCGAGCCGATGGAAGGAAAATAG
- a CDS encoding squalene--hopene cyclase, with protein MNKYTCIIGFSSFLIMLTTFSIESAYAQEADLRYGTGVPAAVRIINDRGLRYLANTQMNDGSWSGSGSGPGVTGICVMALMASGEDPDFGPYATNIRKALRNIIINQDAKTGYIGGRWGGHGSMYQHGFALLALSEAYGAVSERLLWKGSDAPPERRRTLGEAVELAVRSSLTAQKKNPWGAWRYSPESQDADTTVAGTVLMGLLGARNAGIEIPNEAVDKAVSFFQTHTMADGSVTYQMTSSHGGGLTRSAIGVLIYAIAKRKDTPEYKAASEFIKRRMDHRGTGHPFYNLYYMAQALFQSDFEAWKAWNQRTIERLQQMQAEDGSFASSHGRAYGTGMAILALALNYRLLPIYER; from the coding sequence ATGAATAAATACACATGCATTATCGGGTTTTCCAGTTTTCTAATCATGCTGACCACGTTTTCAATTGAGTCGGCTTATGCACAAGAGGCGGACCTTCGCTATGGAACCGGTGTACCTGCGGCGGTCCGTATCATCAACGATCGTGGTTTACGCTATCTTGCTAACACACAAATGAACGACGGGAGCTGGTCGGGATCAGGTAGTGGACCCGGAGTAACAGGGATTTGTGTTATGGCGTTGATGGCGAGTGGTGAAGACCCAGATTTTGGTCCCTATGCCACTAATATTCGTAAAGCCTTACGTAATATCATTATTAATCAGGATGCTAAAACGGGATACATCGGTGGACGCTGGGGTGGACACGGTTCCATGTACCAACACGGTTTTGCCCTGTTGGCACTGTCCGAAGCGTATGGTGCAGTCAGCGAGCGACTACTTTGGAAAGGAAGCGACGCTCCGCCCGAACGGCGGCGTACGCTCGGCGAGGCGGTGGAATTGGCGGTGCGCTCTTCGTTGACCGCACAAAAAAAGAATCCGTGGGGGGCTTGGCGTTACTCCCCGGAATCCCAAGATGCCGACACAACCGTGGCTGGAACTGTCCTGATGGGGTTACTCGGCGCACGAAACGCTGGTATTGAAATTCCCAACGAAGCAGTTGACAAAGCGGTGAGTTTTTTCCAGACCCACACGATGGCAGACGGAAGTGTAACGTATCAGATGACGAGCAGTCACGGCGGTGGACTCACTCGATCAGCAATCGGAGTCCTGATTTATGCGATTGCCAAAAGAAAAGACACCCCTGAATACAAAGCTGCTTCTGAATTCATCAAACGTCGAATGGATCATCGCGGCACTGGACACCCGTTCTATAATCTTTACTATATGGCTCAGGCACTGTTTCAAAGTGACTTTGAGGCGTGGAAGGCTTGGAACCAAAGAACCATTGAGCGGCTTCAACAAATGCAGGCAGAAGACGGCAGCTTCGCGAGTTCCCATGGCAGAGCCTATGGAACAGGAATGGCTATCCTCGCCTTAGCATTAAACTATCGTCTCTTGCCCATTTACGAAAGGTAA